A region from the Pseudomonas promysalinigenes genome encodes:
- a CDS encoding DUF2589 domain-containing protein, with the protein MSIDNSLIGSVINALPMDRMIAAPLQAMVQAQVTASKSYADFLMQVCVQDGKAVAIQFDYDETIVDEQGEYKGVVSKSMKVPLLAAITHPNITIEQGNVEFELTISQMAEDFSESNKSGELAASLGWGPFKLDVKGSISSKSTQTRKTDTRARYAFNTSLRRQDPPEAMMRVIDFLTEAATKPTVVKTSTLESQDSISQADTLKALPGEQQPAGNSAPTP; encoded by the coding sequence ATGTCCATCGACAATAGCCTCATCGGCTCGGTCATCAATGCTCTGCCCATGGACCGCATGATCGCTGCACCCCTGCAGGCCATGGTTCAGGCCCAGGTCACCGCCAGTAAATCCTATGCAGACTTCCTCATGCAGGTCTGTGTTCAGGATGGCAAGGCGGTAGCCATTCAGTTCGACTACGACGAAACCATCGTTGACGAACAAGGCGAGTACAAAGGCGTCGTCAGCAAGTCCATGAAGGTGCCGCTGCTGGCAGCCATCACGCACCCGAACATCACCATCGAACAAGGCAACGTCGAGTTCGAATTGACCATCAGCCAGATGGCCGAAGACTTCAGCGAATCGAACAAGTCCGGCGAACTTGCAGCGTCCCTGGGCTGGGGGCCATTCAAGCTGGATGTCAAAGGCAGCATCAGCAGCAAATCCACGCAAACTCGCAAGACCGATACCCGGGCACGCTATGCGTTCAACACCTCGCTGCGCCGCCAGGACCCGCCAGAGGCCATGATGCGAGTGATCGACTTTCTCACCGAAGCCGCTACCAAGCCAACCGTGGTGAAAACCTCGACACTCGAGAGCCAGGACTCGATCTCCCAGGCCGACACGCTCAAAGCGCTGCCTGGTGAGCAACAACCCGCTGGCAATAGCGCCCCCACCCCTTGA
- a CDS encoding Mor transcription activator family protein: MELPDLTSIDIGQLPHSLQALIECIGIENAYLLTCAYGGRPKYIPKHRERTKLADVLPADALDALIKRFAGVALEIPKADHFLRQLRNLQIQKESANGLSRSLLANKYGLSLRQIGNIRRQEQCAR, translated from the coding sequence ATGGAACTGCCAGATCTCACATCCATCGACATCGGCCAGTTACCGCATTCGTTGCAGGCCCTGATCGAATGCATCGGCATTGAAAACGCTTACTTGCTGACTTGCGCCTACGGCGGAAGGCCCAAGTACATACCCAAACATCGAGAACGCACCAAGCTTGCCGACGTGCTGCCGGCCGATGCCCTCGACGCCCTGATCAAACGCTTCGCAGGGGTCGCCCTGGAAATCCCCAAGGCTGATCACTTCCTGCGCCAACTGCGCAACCTGCAAATCCAGAAAGAAAGTGCCAACGGTTTGTCCCGCAGCTTGCTGGCCAATAAATACGGCTTGAGCCTTCGCCAGATCGGCAACATCCGTCGCCAGGAGCAGTGTGCCCGCTGA
- a CDS encoding fe2+ zn2+ uptake regulation protein, with protein sequence MYNSRLTAHTGGSPGKPVSAAAACVDERTGNEQIRELLRSYGLRTSLIRLKVIDALYSAQRSGRSIGVRGVHAQLEQLDIPLSFLSVREVLKRLCAEGVISLGSDKCYSLEPEARAVLEQALPR encoded by the coding sequence ATGTACAACTCGCGACTCACAGCGCACACCGGGGGTAGTCCAGGCAAGCCGGTAAGTGCAGCGGCGGCCTGCGTGGACGAGCGAACCGGCAACGAGCAGATTCGCGAACTGCTGCGCAGCTACGGCCTGCGTACCAGCCTGATTCGCCTGAAGGTGATCGACGCGCTGTACAGTGCACAGCGCAGTGGGCGAAGTATCGGGGTGCGGGGAGTACACGCGCAATTGGAACAACTGGACATACCACTGTCGTTCCTGAGCGTACGAGAAGTGCTCAAACGGCTCTGCGCCGAAGGCGTGATCAGCCTTGGCAGCGACAAATGCTACAGCCTCGAACCCGAAGCGCGCGCCGTGCTCGAGCAGGCCTTACCGCGCTGA
- the pvdQ gene encoding bifunctional acylase PvdQ — MLPISRPLTCASLAAALVAFSAAGQAREAGSDDAAQIRRTSFGIPHIVAKDERGLGYGIGYAYAEDNLCLLANEVLTVNGQRSRYFGAEGVTLEQRANLASDLFFTWLNKPAAVDGFLQAQPGAVRELLRGYANGFNRALAERRRQGLPAECGDGQWVRPISSEDLIKLTRRLLAEGGLGQFAEALAGAQPPKQAAQQAAQGFDVAMAQQQRFAFERGSNAVAVGAERSANGRGLLLANPHFPWVGGMRFYQMQLTIPGKLDVMGAALPGLPVVNIGFNRHLAWTHTVDTSKHFTLYRLQLDPKDPTHYLQDGKSVPMAQETISVTVKAADGTLHQVDRQVYSSNFGPIVQWPGRLDWDTQAAFSLRDANLDNTRVLQQWYRINRADSLGELRGSIEQLQGIPWVNTLAVDAQGTALYLNQSVVPYVDQQLLSECGDPAGQGPLVVLDGARSACRWKVDAQAAQPGIFPAAMLPSLERSDYVQNSNDPAWMTNPAQPLMGFSPLISRSDQPLGMRGRFALQRLQGNAKLSVDDLQRMVLDDQVYLADLVLPDLLQWCKGEGQDVQGVCSSLADWNGKADLDSGVGLMHFQNLFEALASDPQSWRVPFDPADPQHTPRGLAVEQASVRKLLHDAALASMQQVAKAGVAPGRRWGQIQQAADGTPVPGGPQQLGVYNAMFSVPNGPGKRLVVSGTSYLQLVSFTERGPQARGLLAFSQSSEAGSAHFSDQTKAFAAKQLAPLPFTEAQIKADPGYRQYAISERDKDAVASQP, encoded by the coding sequence GTGTTGCCAATATCGCGTCCATTGACCTGTGCCAGCCTGGCCGCTGCCCTGGTCGCCTTTAGTGCCGCAGGACAGGCGCGGGAGGCGGGCAGCGATGACGCTGCGCAAATCCGCCGCACCAGTTTTGGCATCCCCCACATCGTCGCCAAGGACGAGCGTGGTCTGGGCTATGGCATTGGTTATGCCTATGCCGAGGACAACCTGTGCCTGCTGGCCAACGAAGTGCTCACGGTCAATGGCCAGCGCTCGCGCTACTTTGGCGCTGAGGGCGTCACGCTTGAACAACGCGCAAACCTTGCCAGCGACCTGTTCTTCACCTGGCTGAACAAGCCAGCGGCGGTCGATGGCTTTCTGCAGGCTCAGCCTGGCGCAGTACGTGAGTTGCTCCGGGGCTACGCCAACGGGTTCAACCGCGCGCTGGCCGAGCGTCGTCGCCAAGGCCTGCCAGCGGAATGCGGCGATGGCCAGTGGGTACGGCCGATCAGCAGTGAAGACCTGATCAAACTGACGCGCCGGCTGCTGGCAGAAGGCGGGCTGGGCCAGTTCGCCGAAGCGCTGGCGGGAGCACAACCGCCCAAGCAGGCCGCGCAGCAGGCCGCTCAGGGCTTCGACGTGGCAATGGCCCAGCAGCAGCGCTTTGCCTTCGAGCGCGGCAGCAACGCGGTAGCGGTGGGCGCTGAGCGCTCAGCCAACGGCCGAGGCCTGCTATTGGCCAACCCGCATTTCCCGTGGGTAGGAGGCATGCGTTTCTACCAGATGCAACTGACCATTCCCGGCAAACTGGACGTGATGGGCGCTGCGCTGCCTGGCCTGCCAGTGGTCAACATCGGCTTCAATCGTCACTTGGCTTGGACCCATACGGTGGACACCTCCAAGCACTTCACCCTGTACCGCCTGCAACTGGACCCCAAAGACCCGACTCACTACCTGCAGGACGGCAAATCGGTGCCGATGGCGCAGGAAACCATCAGCGTCACGGTCAAAGCCGCCGATGGCACCCTCCACCAGGTTGACCGCCAGGTCTACAGCTCGAATTTCGGGCCGATCGTGCAATGGCCAGGCCGGTTGGACTGGGATACTCAAGCGGCCTTCAGCCTGCGCGATGCCAACCTGGACAACACGCGTGTGCTGCAGCAGTGGTACCGCATCAACCGCGCCGACAGCCTGGGTGAGCTGAGAGGGTCGATCGAACAGTTGCAAGGTATTCCATGGGTCAACACCTTGGCCGTCGATGCCCAAGGCACCGCGCTTTACCTCAACCAGTCCGTGGTGCCCTATGTCGATCAGCAACTGCTCAGCGAATGCGGCGATCCGGCAGGGCAAGGGCCGCTGGTAGTACTGGATGGCGCTCGCAGTGCTTGTCGGTGGAAGGTCGATGCCCAGGCCGCGCAGCCTGGCATCTTTCCGGCCGCTATGCTGCCCAGCCTGGAGCGCAGTGATTATGTGCAGAACTCCAATGACCCGGCCTGGATGACCAACCCGGCTCAGCCACTGATGGGCTTTTCGCCGTTGATCAGTCGTAGCGATCAGCCGCTGGGTATGCGCGGGCGTTTCGCTCTGCAACGTTTGCAAGGCAACGCCAAGCTCAGTGTCGATGACCTGCAGCGCATGGTGCTGGATGACCAGGTGTACCTGGCCGATCTGGTCCTGCCCGACCTGCTGCAGTGGTGCAAAGGGGAAGGGCAAGACGTGCAGGGCGTGTGCTCGAGCCTTGCTGACTGGAATGGCAAGGCGGACCTGGACAGTGGCGTGGGCCTGATGCACTTCCAGAACTTGTTCGAGGCGTTGGCCAGCGATCCGCAAAGCTGGCGTGTGCCTTTCGACCCGGCAGACCCGCAACACACGCCGCGTGGCCTGGCGGTCGAGCAGGCATCGGTGCGCAAGCTGTTGCACGATGCGGCTCTGGCTTCGATGCAGCAGGTGGCTAAGGCCGGTGTGGCGCCGGGGCGGCGTTGGGGGCAAATTCAGCAAGCTGCCGATGGCACGCCGGTGCCAGGTGGGCCGCAACAGCTGGGGGTCTATAACGCAATGTTCAGTGTGCCCAATGGGCCAGGCAAACGTCTGGTGGTCAGCGGCACCAGTTATTTGCAACTGGTGAGTTTCACCGAGCGGGGGCCGCAGGCGCGTGGGCTACTGGCGTTTTCGCAGTCCAGCGAAGCGGGCTCGGCGCACTTCAGCGACCAGACCAAGGCGTTCGCCGCCAAGCAACTGGCACCGCTGCCGTTCACCGAGGCGCAGATCAAGGCGGACCCCGGGTACCGTCAGTATGCGATCAGCGAGCGGGACAAGGATGCTGTGGCTAGCCAGCCTTGA
- a CDS encoding UDP-2,3-diacylglucosamine diphosphatase gives MILLISDLHLQEERPDITRAFLDLLDGRARHAKALYILGDFFEAWIGDDAMTPFQQSICQALRQLSDSGTAIYLMHGNRDFLIGQAFCSAAGCTLLADPSVIELGGEQVLLMHGDTLCTRDVGYMKMRRYLRNPLSLWVLRHLPLGTRQKLARKLRNESRAQVRTKSTDIVDVTPDEVPKVMAAHGVRTLVHGHTHRPAIHKLLVEGEPAQRIVLGDWDRRGWVLQVDAQGFALEPFEFS, from the coding sequence GTGATCCTGCTGATCTCCGATCTGCACTTGCAAGAAGAACGCCCGGACATTACCCGGGCGTTTCTTGATCTGCTCGACGGGCGCGCCCGTCACGCCAAAGCGTTGTACATCCTCGGCGACTTTTTCGAAGCGTGGATCGGTGACGATGCCATGACCCCGTTCCAGCAGTCGATCTGCCAGGCCCTGCGCCAACTCAGCGACAGCGGCACGGCGATCTACTTGATGCATGGCAACCGCGACTTCCTGATTGGCCAGGCGTTCTGCAGCGCTGCCGGCTGCACACTGCTGGCTGACCCGAGCGTGATCGAGCTGGGCGGTGAGCAGGTATTGCTGATGCATGGCGACACCCTGTGCACGCGGGACGTCGGCTACATGAAGATGCGCCGTTACTTGCGTAACCCGTTAAGCCTTTGGGTTCTGCGGCACCTGCCGCTGGGCACTCGCCAGAAGCTGGCACGCAAACTGCGCAACGAAAGCCGGGCACAGGTGCGCACGAAGTCTACCGACATCGTCGACGTGACGCCGGACGAAGTGCCGAAAGTGATGGCAGCCCACGGGGTGCGCACGCTGGTGCATGGCCACACTCACCGGCCGGCGATTCACAAGTTGTTAGTTGAAGGTGAACCGGCACAGCGCATCGTGTTGGGGGACTGGGATCGCCGGGGCTGGGTTCTGCAGGTCGATGCCCAGGGCTTTGCTCTGGAGCCATTCGAGTTTTCCTGA
- a CDS encoding peptidylprolyl isomerase, translating into MSKVKLTTNHGDIVLQLNAEKAPQTTANFVQYVKDGHYNGTVFHRVIKGFMIQGGGFEASMKQKQTRPSIQNEADNGLKNTKYSIAMARTMEPHSASAQFFINASDNDFLNHSGKNVQGWGYAVFGEVTEGREVVDAIEKVATGSKAGHQDVPKDDVIIEKAEIIE; encoded by the coding sequence ATGTCCAAAGTCAAACTGACCACCAACCACGGCGACATCGTTCTGCAACTGAACGCCGAAAAAGCGCCGCAGACCACCGCAAACTTCGTTCAGTATGTCAAGGACGGCCACTACAACGGCACCGTTTTCCACCGTGTGATCAAGGGCTTCATGATTCAGGGCGGCGGCTTCGAAGCCAGCATGAAACAGAAGCAAACCCGTCCCAGCATTCAGAACGAAGCTGACAACGGCCTGAAGAACACCAAGTACAGCATTGCCATGGCCCGTACCATGGAGCCGCACTCCGCCTCCGCGCAGTTCTTCATCAATGCCTCCGACAACGACTTCCTCAACCACAGCGGCAAGAATGTGCAAGGCTGGGGTTACGCCGTGTTCGGTGAAGTGACCGAAGGCCGTGAAGTTGTCGATGCCATCGAAAAAGTCGCCACCGGTTCCAAGGCTGGCCACCAGGACGTGCCCAAGGATGACGTGATCATCGAGAAAGCCGAGATCATTGAGTGA
- a CDS encoding glutamine--tRNA ligase/YqeY domain fusion protein, whose amino-acid sequence MSKPTADNAPNAATKGAPAVPANFLRPIIQADLDSGKHSTIVTRFPPEPNGYLHIGHAKSICVNFGLAKEFGGVCHLRFDDTNPAKEDQEYIDAIQRDVKWLGFDWAGEVRFASDYFDQLHDWAVELIKRGKAYVCDLTPDQAKQYRGSLTEPGKNSPFRERSVEENLDLFARMKAGEFKDGERVLRAKIDMASPNMNLRDPILYRIRHAHHHQTGDKWCIYPNYDFTHGQSDAIEGITHSICTLEFEGHRPLYDWFLDNLPVPAHPRQYEFSRLNLNYTITSKRKLKQLVDEKHVTAWDDPRMSTLSGFRRRGYTPASIRAFCEMIGTNRSDGVVDMSMLEFCIRDDLDRTAPRAMCVLRPLKVVITNYPQGQVEQLELPRHPKEDMGVRVLPFARELYIDRDDFMEEPPKGYKRLEPGGEVRLRGSYVIRADEAIKDAEGNIVELHCSYDPDTLGKNPEGRKVKGVIHWVPAQDSIECEVRLYDRLFRSANPEKTEEGGSFLDNINPDSLQVLTGCRAEPSLAQAQPEDRFQFEREGYFCVDLKDSQPGRPVFNRTVTLRDSWGS is encoded by the coding sequence ATGAGCAAGCCCACTGCCGACAACGCGCCCAACGCCGCTACCAAAGGCGCCCCCGCTGTCCCTGCGAACTTCCTGCGGCCAATCATTCAGGCCGACCTGGACTCGGGCAAGCACAGCACCATCGTCACCCGTTTCCCGCCGGAGCCCAATGGTTACCTGCACATTGGTCATGCCAAGTCGATTTGCGTCAACTTCGGCCTGGCCAAGGAGTTTGGCGGCGTGTGCCACCTGCGCTTCGACGATACCAACCCGGCCAAGGAAGACCAGGAATACATCGACGCCATCCAGCGCGACGTCAAGTGGCTGGGCTTCGACTGGGCAGGCGAGGTGCGCTTTGCCTCCGACTACTTCGACCAGCTGCATGACTGGGCCGTTGAACTGATCAAGCGTGGCAAGGCCTATGTCTGCGACCTGACCCCTGATCAGGCCAAGCAATACCGAGGCAGCCTGACCGAACCTGGCAAGAACAGCCCGTTCCGCGAGCGCAGCGTCGAAGAAAACCTCGACCTCTTCGCACGCATGAAGGCTGGCGAATTCAAGGACGGTGAGCGCGTGCTGCGTGCCAAGATCGACATGGCTTCGCCGAACATGAACCTGCGCGACCCGATCCTGTATCGCATTCGCCACGCTCACCATCACCAGACCGGTGACAAGTGGTGCATCTACCCCAACTACGACTTCACCCACGGGCAGTCGGACGCCATCGAAGGCATCACCCACTCGATCTGCACCCTCGAGTTCGAAGGTCACCGCCCGCTGTACGACTGGTTCCTCGACAACCTGCCGGTACCGGCGCACCCGCGTCAGTACGAGTTCAGCCGCCTGAACCTGAACTACACCATCACCTCCAAGCGCAAGCTCAAGCAGTTGGTCGACGAAAAGCACGTCACCGCCTGGGATGACCCGCGCATGTCGACGCTGTCGGGCTTCCGCCGTCGGGGTTACACCCCGGCATCGATCCGTGCATTCTGCGAAATGATCGGCACCAACCGTTCCGACGGCGTGGTCGACATGTCGATGCTCGAATTCTGCATCCGGGACGATCTGGACCGTACTGCCCCGCGTGCCATGTGCGTGCTGCGCCCGCTGAAAGTGGTCATCACCAACTATCCGCAAGGCCAGGTCGAGCAGCTCGAACTGCCGCGCCACCCGAAAGAAGACATGGGTGTGCGGGTGTTGCCGTTCGCCCGTGAGTTGTACATCGACCGCGACGATTTCATGGAAGAGCCGCCCAAGGGCTACAAGCGCCTGGAGCCGGGCGGGGAGGTACGCCTTCGCGGCAGCTATGTGATCCGTGCCGACGAGGCGATCAAGGATGCCGAAGGCAACATCGTCGAGCTGCACTGCTCGTACGACCCCGACACCCTGGGCAAAAACCCTGAAGGCCGCAAGGTCAAGGGCGTTATTCACTGGGTGCCTGCCCAAGACAGCATCGAGTGCGAAGTGCGTCTGTACGACCGCCTGTTCCGCTCCGCCAACCCGGAAAAAACCGAAGAAGGCGGCAGCTTCCTCGACAACATCAACCCCGACTCGCTGCAGGTGCTCACCGGTTGCCGCGCCGAGCCGTCGCTGGCTCAGGCGCAGCCTGAGGACCGCTTCCAGTTCGAGCGCGAAGGCTACTTCTGCGTCGACCTCAAAGACAGCCAGCCGGGGCGCCCGGTATTCAATCGCACCGTCACCCTGCGTGACTCCTGGGGGAGTTGA
- the cysS gene encoding cysteine--tRNA ligase: protein MLTIYNTLSKTKEAFKPLDGNKVRMYVCGMTVYDYCHLGHGRSMVAFDLVTRWLRKSGYELTYVRNITDIDDKIINRANENGEAFDALTARMIDAMHEDERRLNILKPDLEPRATDHIAGMHAMIQTLIDKGYAYAPGNGDVYYRVGKFVGYGKLSRKKVEDLRIGARIEVDEAKQDPLDFVLWKGVKPGEPYWDSPWGPGRPGWHIECSVMSTCCLGESFDIHGGGSDLEFPHHENEIAQSEAATGKQYANAWMHCGMIRINGEKMSKSLNNFFTIRDVLAKYHPEVVRYLLVASHYRSAINYSEDSLRDAKGALERFYHALRGLPRVAAKGGEAFVERFSVAMNDDFGTPEACAVLFDLVREINRLRDSDVDAAAGLAGRLRELGDVLGVLQLEADDFLRAGAEGKVDAAEVEALIQARLQARADKNWAESDRIRDQITAMGVVLEDSKGATTWRLAD from the coding sequence GTGCTTACCATCTACAACACCCTGAGCAAGACCAAGGAAGCCTTCAAGCCGCTCGACGGCAACAAGGTGCGCATGTATGTATGCGGCATGACCGTGTACGACTATTGCCACCTTGGCCATGGCCGCAGCATGGTGGCATTCGACCTGGTCACCCGCTGGTTGCGCAAGAGCGGCTACGAGCTGACTTACGTACGTAACATCACCGACATCGATGACAAGATCATCAACCGCGCCAATGAAAACGGCGAGGCGTTCGACGCCTTGACCGCGCGCATGATCGACGCGATGCATGAGGACGAGCGCCGGCTGAACATCCTCAAGCCGGACCTGGAGCCACGTGCCACCGACCATATCGCCGGCATGCACGCGATGATCCAGACCCTGATCGACAAGGGCTATGCCTACGCCCCTGGGAATGGCGACGTCTACTACCGTGTCGGCAAGTTCGTCGGTTACGGCAAGCTGTCGCGCAAAAAGGTCGAAGACCTGCGCATTGGCGCTCGCATCGAGGTCGATGAGGCCAAGCAGGACCCACTGGACTTCGTTCTCTGGAAAGGCGTCAAGCCAGGCGAGCCGTACTGGGACTCGCCGTGGGGGCCTGGCCGTCCGGGCTGGCACATCGAATGCTCGGTGATGTCGACCTGCTGCCTGGGCGAGAGCTTCGATATCCACGGTGGCGGCAGCGACCTCGAGTTCCCGCACCATGAGAACGAGATCGCTCAAAGTGAGGCGGCCACTGGCAAGCAGTACGCCAATGCCTGGATGCACTGCGGCATGATCCGCATCAACGGCGAGAAGATGTCCAAGTCGTTGAACAACTTCTTCACCATCCGCGATGTGCTCGCCAAGTATCACCCGGAGGTGGTGCGCTACCTGTTGGTGGCCAGCCACTACCGCAGCGCGATCAACTACTCCGAAGACAGCCTGCGCGATGCCAAGGGCGCCCTGGAGCGTTTCTACCACGCCCTGCGTGGCCTGCCGCGGGTAGCCGCCAAGGGGGGCGAAGCCTTCGTCGAGCGCTTCAGCGTGGCGATGAACGACGACTTCGGTACCCCTGAAGCTTGCGCTGTGCTGTTCGACCTGGTGCGCGAGATCAATCGCTTGCGTGACAGCGATGTCGATGCCGCAGCGGGGCTGGCCGGTCGCCTGCGTGAACTGGGTGATGTGCTGGGTGTGCTGCAGCTAGAAGCCGATGACTTCCTGCGTGCCGGTGCCGAGGGCAAGGTCGATGCAGCTGAGGTCGAAGCGTTGATCCAGGCGCGTCTGCAGGCGCGTGCGGACAAGAACTGGGCAGAGTCCGACCGGATCCGTGACCAGATCACCGCCATGGGTGTGGTCCTGGAAGACAGCAAGGGCGCAACGACCTGGCGCCTGGCGGACTGA
- a CDS encoding sensor histidine kinase codes for MPLLNPSKGWSSSTSRLLALYSFLFVAWSCILMGVLYFEVSSYLNKLTRHSMLQRQHLFAHMSGKQLDDALVASQAFEERSFDAYGLFDAQLNPVGGRIRTIPPELGLDGKVHELKRCLDADDPHVPRDSCDAVAIKVQDGRWLVLFRDNGSLFVVTRIILDALLWGISLTLIPGFAGWYLLRRRPLKRIRAIQAQAELIVAGDLTHRLPLSARRDELDMLAAIVNAMLDRIERLMHEVKGVCDNIAHDLRTPLTRLRAQLYRIRQHSEHDSPQAEALDQAIGETDTLMARFRGLLRISELEDRQRRAGFVQLDPHELLVELHDFYLPLAEDGAIRLNLEQPAQLPALHGDRELLFEALANLVGNGIKFTPEGGRVAITAHQDDTGVHIAIEDSGPGIPEEERAAVLKRFYRSEEGHRHAGFGLGLSIVAAIVDLHGFGLEIGESELGGAKLVLHCPLAGASK; via the coding sequence ATGCCATTGCTGAACCCGTCTAAGGGCTGGAGCTCCTCGACGAGCCGCCTGCTGGCGCTGTATAGCTTCCTGTTCGTGGCCTGGAGCTGCATCCTCATGGGGGTGCTGTACTTCGAAGTGTCCAGCTACCTGAACAAACTCACCCGCCATTCCATGCTGCAGCGCCAACACCTGTTCGCGCACATGAGCGGCAAGCAACTGGACGACGCTCTGGTGGCAAGCCAAGCGTTCGAAGAGCGCAGCTTCGATGCCTATGGTTTGTTCGATGCCCAACTCAACCCTGTGGGCGGGCGGATTCGCACCATACCTCCTGAACTTGGGCTGGACGGTAAAGTGCACGAACTCAAGCGCTGCCTCGATGCTGACGACCCCCATGTGCCGCGCGACAGTTGCGATGCCGTGGCGATCAAAGTGCAGGATGGCCGCTGGCTGGTGCTGTTTCGCGACAATGGCTCGTTGTTCGTGGTCACGCGGATCATTCTCGATGCCCTGCTATGGGGTATCTCGCTGACGCTGATTCCAGGCTTTGCCGGCTGGTATCTGCTGCGCCGCCGACCGCTCAAACGTATCCGCGCCATCCAGGCCCAGGCCGAACTGATCGTCGCAGGCGACCTCACCCATCGCTTACCGCTGTCTGCACGCCGCGATGAGCTGGACATGCTCGCCGCCATCGTCAATGCCATGCTCGACCGTATCGAGCGGCTGATGCATGAAGTCAAAGGTGTCTGCGACAATATCGCCCATGATCTGCGCACGCCCCTCACCCGCCTGCGCGCCCAGCTCTATCGCATTCGCCAGCACAGCGAACACGACTCGCCCCAGGCCGAGGCGCTGGACCAGGCGATCGGCGAAACCGACACATTGATGGCGCGGTTCCGTGGATTGCTGCGCATCAGCGAACTGGAAGACCGCCAGCGCCGCGCGGGTTTCGTTCAGCTGGACCCACATGAGCTGCTGGTGGAGCTGCATGATTTCTATCTGCCTTTGGCCGAAGATGGCGCGATCCGCCTGAACCTTGAGCAGCCTGCGCAGTTGCCGGCACTGCATGGCGACCGCGAGCTGTTGTTCGAAGCCCTGGCCAATCTGGTGGGTAACGGCATCAAGTTCACACCTGAAGGCGGTCGGGTTGCCATCACCGCTCACCAGGATGATACAGGCGTGCACATTGCCATCGAAGACAGCGGCCCCGGTATCCCTGAAGAGGAACGGGCTGCGGTACTCAAGCGCTTTTATCGCAGTGAGGAAGGCCACCGCCACGCAGGTTTCGGCCTGGGGCTGTCGATCGTTGCGGCGATCGTCGACTTGCACGGGTTCGGGCTGGAGATTGGCGAGAGTGAGCTGGGCGGGGCAAAGCTGGTATTGCACTGCCCGCTGGCCGGCGCGAGCAAATAA
- a CDS encoding response regulator transcription factor, with the protein MPRVLTIEDDAVTGQEIVAELSSHGLEVDWADNGREGLAKAIAGGYDLITVDRMLPEVDGLTIVTTLRNLKIATPILMISALSDVDERVRGLRAGGDDYLTKPFASDEMAARVEVLLRRNSVPMTQTRLQVADLQLDLISHEARRGEQTLNLLPTEYKLLEYLMRHSGQVITRMMIFEEVWGYHFDPGTNLIDVHIGRLRKKIDSPGQSPLIRTVRGSGYAIAEPV; encoded by the coding sequence ATGCCACGCGTATTGACCATCGAAGACGACGCCGTAACCGGCCAGGAAATCGTCGCCGAACTCTCAAGCCACGGCCTGGAAGTGGATTGGGCCGATAACGGCCGCGAGGGCTTGGCCAAGGCTATCGCCGGCGGTTACGACCTGATCACCGTCGACCGCATGCTGCCCGAGGTTGATGGCCTGACGATCGTCACCACCCTGCGCAACCTGAAGATCGCCACCCCGATTCTGATGATCAGTGCCCTGTCCGACGTCGACGAGCGGGTTCGCGGCCTGCGTGCAGGGGGTGACGACTATCTGACCAAACCATTTGCCTCCGATGAAATGGCGGCGCGGGTCGAGGTACTGCTACGACGCAACAGCGTGCCGATGACCCAGACCCGCCTGCAAGTGGCAGACCTGCAACTGGACCTGATCAGCCACGAGGCGCGCCGTGGCGAGCAAACCCTGAACCTGCTGCCTACCGAATACAAATTGCTGGAATACCTGATGCGCCACAGCGGCCAGGTGATCACCCGAATGATGATTTTCGAGGAGGTCTGGGGCTACCACTTCGACCCAGGTACCAACCTGATCGACGTCCATATCGGCCGTCTTCGCAAGAAGATCGACTCCCCCGGCCAATCGCCGCTGATCCGTACGGTACGGGGCTCGGGTTATGCCATTGCTGAACCCGTCTAA